One part of the Rutidosis leptorrhynchoides isolate AG116_Rl617_1_P2 chromosome 1, CSIRO_AGI_Rlap_v1, whole genome shotgun sequence genome encodes these proteins:
- the LOC139867666 gene encoding outer envelope protein 80, chloroplastic encodes MPENKSVQFRSSSVKIPHFTPIQNRRHHYLHRRPPPLFADLHLSITSIINNSKHSLTQFINNFPKLTTNPNNHSKFQPPLLCSASLALTRGDEDGTELSLSKSHSVSRNDDERVLISEVLVRNKDGEELERKDLEEEAVTALKTCRPNSALTVREVQEDVHRIIGSGYFSSCMPVAVDTRDGIRLVFQVEPNQDFQGLVCEGANVLPTKFVEDKFRDSYGKIVNIRRLDEVINSINGWYMERGLFGLVSGIEILSGGIIRLQVSEAEVNNISVRFLSKTGEPTTGKTKPATILRQLNTKKGQVYSMLQAKRDVDTLLAMGIMEDVSIVPQPAGDSGKVDLTVNAVERVSGGISAGGGISSGITSGPLAGLIGSLALYHRNLFGRNQKINLSLERGQIDSLFRLNYTDPWIEGDDKRTSKTIMIQNSRTPGTLVHGDPSNVSNPTIGRITAGIEYGRPFRPKWSGTAGLIFQRAGARDEKGDPMVRDIYSCPLTASGNNHDDMVLAKVESVYTGSSDPSSSMLVVTMEQGLPVWTEWLVFNRVTARARKGLLIGPARLNLSLSGGHVVGNFPPHEAFPIGGTNSVRGYEEGDIGSGRSYAVGCGEISFPLVGPVEGAVFADYGTDLGSGATVPGDPAGARSKLGSGYGYGVGVRVASPLGPLRLEYAFNDKRNGRFHFGVGQRN; translated from the exons ATGCCGGAAAACAAATCCGTCCAATTCCGATCATCCTCCGTCAAAATCCCTCACTTTACCCCTATCCAAAACCGCCGTCACCACTACCTTCACCGCCGTCCACCGCCGCTCTTCGCCGACCTCCATCTCTCCATCACATCAATCATCAACAATTCAAAACACTCACTCACTCAATTCATAAACAATTTCCCCAAACTCACAACAAACCCTAACAACCACTCCAAATTTCAACCACCACTACTCTGCTCAGCATCATTAGCGTTAACCAGAGGTGATGAGGACGGCACCGAGTTGTCTCTGAGTAAGAGTCACTCAGTGAGTCGAAACGATGATGAGCGTGTGTTAATTAGTGAGGTGTTGGTTAGAAATAAAGATGGAGAAGAACTTGAAAGGAAGGATCTAGAAGAAGAAGCAGTTACTGCATTGAAAACATGTAGACCTAATTCTGCGTTAACTGTACGCGAAGTTCAAGAAGATGTGCATAGGATTATTGGTAGTGGCTATTTTTCTTCTTGTATGCCTGTtgctgttgatactcgtgatggtaTCCGTTTGGTGTTTCAG GTAGAACCAAACCAAGATTTCCAAGGGCTGGTGTGTGAAGGAGCCAATGTTTTGCCAACAAAGTTTGTAGAGGATAAATTCCGTGATTCATATG GAAAAATTGTTAACATCAGACGTTTAGATGAAGTTATAAACTCTATTAATGGGTGGTATATGGAGCGTGGTCTTTTTGGCCTG GTTTCAGGTATCGAGATTCTTTCTGGGGGAATTATTAGGTTACAAGTGTCAGAAGCAGAGGTCAACAACATATCCGTACGTTTTCTTAGTAAAAC GGGTGAGCCAACTACGGGTAAAACAAAACCTGCGACAATACTTCGCCAACTTAATACAAAAAAGGGGCAG GTCTATAGTATGCTTCAAGCAAAAAGAGATGTAGATACGTTGTTAGCCATGGGTATCATGGAGGATGTTAGCATTGTTCCGCAACCTGCTGGCG ACTCCGGGAAGGTTGATTTAACAGTTAATGCAGTTGAACGTGTTAGTGGAGGTATATCAGCTGGTGGTGGTATATCAAGTGG GATTACAAGTGGCCCTCTAGCAGGACTTATCGGAAG TTTGGCACTTTATCATCGAAATCTTTTTGGGAGGAATCAAAAGATTAATCTTTCATTAGAGAGAGGGCAAATTGACTCATTATTCCGGCTGAACTACACGGATCCTTGGATTGAAGGAGATGATAAACGGACCTCAAAAACAATAATGATTCAG AATTCAAGGACACCTGGCACTCTTGTTCATGGCGATCCAAGCAACGTTAGTAACCCAACCATTGGACGTATTACTGCTGGCATTGAATATGGCCGCCCATTCAGACCTAAATGGAGTGGGACTGCAGGGCTTATTTTTCAG CGTGCTGGTGCTCGTGATGAAAAAGGTGATCCGATGGTACGGGACATCTATAGTTGCCCGTTAACTGCTAG TGGCAATAATCACGATGACATGGTACTTGCTAAAGTTGAAAGTGTTTATACCGGCTCTAGTGACCCCAGCTCTTCTATG TTAGTTGTTACTATGGAGCAGGGACTTCCTGTATGGACCGAGTGGCTAGTTTTTAATAGAGTTACTGCACGTGCAAGGAAAGGCCTCTTAATTGGCCCCGCACGCCTTAATCTAAG TTTATCGGGTGGTCATGTCGTGGGTAATTTCCCTCCCCATGAAGCATTCCCAATCGGTGGAACAAATAGCGTTAGAGGGTATGAAGAAGGTGATATTGGGTCAGGGAGATCTTATGCTGTTGGTTGTGGAGAAATATCTTTCCCTCTG GTGGGACCAGTAGAAGGAGCTGTGTTTGCTGATTATGGAACTGATCTGGGTTCAGGCGCAACTGTTCCTG GGGATCCTGCTGGGGCAAGGTCAAAGCTTGGAAGTGGATATGGTTATGGAGTTGGTGTACGTGTGGCCTCTCCGTTAGGGCCTCTTCGGCTTGAGTACGCTTTCAATGATAAAAGAAACGGAAGGTTTCACTTTGGAGTTGGCCAACGAAATTGA